The following proteins are encoded in a genomic region of Candidatus Nitrospira nitrificans:
- a CDS encoding rod-binding protein: MKTTEPYGIHSGLSAPGYVDPGLTGRVGHLVSQATASKSQDPAEARQQMVQAGRQFEAYFVSYLLKVMRETVPEGTVTNKQGAYFYSFYDEEIGKRAAESGGIGIAKMVQEYAQQYFSSSPLEHSSSSE, from the coding sequence ATGAAAACTACTGAACCATACGGAATCCATTCCGGGTTATCTGCGCCAGGATATGTGGATCCTGGATTGACCGGGCGCGTTGGTCATCTTGTTTCTCAGGCGACTGCTTCGAAATCGCAGGACCCTGCCGAGGCGCGTCAACAAATGGTCCAAGCTGGGCGGCAGTTCGAAGCCTACTTTGTCTCGTATTTACTGAAGGTTATGAGGGAGACGGTTCCAGAGGGCACCGTCACCAATAAGCAAGGGGCGTATTTTTACTCATTTTATGACGAGGAGATCGGGAAACGGGCGGCTGAATCTGGGGGGATAGGCATTGCCAAGATGGTGCAGGAGTATGCGCAACAATATTTTTCATCATCTCCCTTGGAACACTCAAGTTCTTCTGAGTAA
- the flgK gene encoding flagellar hook-associated protein FlgK: MIGLSSLFDIARSALVTSQQALTVTGQNIANVNTPGYSRQEAVLTERPPLNGQPGMVGTGVQATSIRRYTDQFINRQLTTVQQNLGRLSVSREELFRLQNLFGDSNNQGVAARMNDFFRGLQDVSTNPGGLAARSVLLANARQLASSLNQVSSDLVAARQSLNFQVQQTVMEINSLSKQIAELNNQIVTAEVTGQNANDLRDQRELALNELAVRIDITTVESGTGALTVFAARGQVLVEGTTIRQLNAIEDSDNEGLFSIGYSTGGTRPLSIDALISNGRLRSLLDVRDTTVRDLNASFDRLSATLANAVNMIHRRGYGLDGSTGLDFFNPAAVSARAVTANQGVAAINGGAIAANSLLTFHDYEIRFSSATAYSIVDATTGATIRGNYTGTAITAPSTDAPLSIVTGVNDTLTVTVDGVASGTITLAGTASPGLSYTSGSALAQEVQAKINADGALQAAGKTVAVTYDATTNRLVMTSNDTTAASAVDMTGGTARASLGLSAGLSTAASGTYAGPATLTFDGLSVTLTGAAAAGDVFEVDSYSHAARDLAVTLTNPSSVAASSTRTGTPGNNTNLLSLVALQHQRFASLENGSLQDAYRSVAAELGVAAQTADREKEAKEILKDQIETLRAQVSGVSMDEELVNLIKFQRGFEAASRLVRLTDEMFQTLLSIKP, from the coding sequence ATGATTGGTCTCTCGTCTCTCTTCGATATCGCCAGAAGCGCACTGGTCACCTCGCAGCAAGCCCTCACGGTGACCGGACAGAACATCGCCAACGTGAATACACCCGGCTATTCCCGGCAGGAAGCCGTGCTTACCGAACGTCCGCCGCTGAACGGCCAACCTGGCATGGTGGGGACCGGCGTGCAGGCCACGTCCATCAGGCGCTATACAGACCAATTCATCAACCGGCAGCTTACGACCGTCCAGCAGAATCTCGGACGACTATCGGTGTCGAGAGAGGAGTTGTTCCGACTCCAAAACTTGTTTGGAGACAGTAACAATCAAGGTGTTGCCGCGCGAATGAATGATTTTTTTCGTGGTTTGCAAGATGTGTCGACCAATCCGGGAGGGTTGGCGGCTCGTTCGGTGCTGTTGGCCAACGCGAGACAGTTGGCCTCGAGTCTGAATCAGGTATCTTCCGATCTGGTCGCCGCGCGACAATCATTGAACTTTCAGGTCCAGCAGACGGTCATGGAAATCAACAGCCTGTCGAAACAAATCGCCGAGCTGAATAACCAGATTGTTACGGCCGAGGTGACGGGTCAGAACGCCAATGACCTCCGTGATCAGCGCGAGCTCGCACTGAATGAGTTGGCGGTGCGGATCGATATCACGACCGTCGAGTCCGGCACGGGCGCGCTGACGGTTTTTGCGGCGCGCGGGCAGGTATTGGTGGAAGGAACCACCATTCGGCAGTTGAATGCCATCGAGGATTCGGACAACGAGGGGCTGTTTTCCATCGGGTATTCCACAGGGGGTACACGTCCCTTGAGCATCGATGCTCTGATCTCGAACGGCCGCTTACGCAGCCTCTTGGATGTCCGTGATACCACCGTTCGCGATCTGAACGCCTCATTCGACCGGCTCTCGGCGACACTGGCGAACGCCGTGAATATGATTCATCGGCGAGGGTATGGACTCGACGGATCAACCGGGCTCGACTTCTTTAATCCCGCGGCGGTGTCTGCGCGGGCCGTGACTGCCAACCAGGGAGTTGCCGCGATCAATGGCGGTGCGATTGCCGCAAACAGTCTGCTCACGTTTCACGATTACGAGATCCGCTTTTCCTCCGCAACGGCCTATTCCATCGTGGATGCCACGACGGGCGCGACAATTCGCGGTAACTATACCGGCACAGCGATCACGGCACCGTCCACCGATGCGCCCTTGTCCATTGTAACGGGTGTGAATGACACACTTACCGTGACCGTCGATGGGGTGGCTTCCGGCACCATCACACTCGCAGGCACTGCGAGTCCAGGCTTGTCGTATACTTCCGGCTCGGCCCTCGCGCAGGAAGTGCAAGCAAAAATCAATGCCGATGGAGCGTTGCAAGCGGCGGGTAAAACCGTGGCGGTCACCTATGACGCCACAACCAACCGATTGGTCATGACATCGAATGACACGACCGCGGCATCGGCGGTCGACATGACCGGAGGGACAGCTCGAGCATCGCTTGGCTTGAGCGCCGGTCTCAGTACGGCGGCCTCAGGCACGTACGCAGGCCCGGCGACGTTGACGTTTGACGGTCTCAGTGTGACGTTGACCGGCGCGGCTGCGGCCGGGGACGTCTTCGAGGTGGATTCGTACAGTCATGCCGCGCGCGATCTGGCGGTCACGCTCACCAATCCGTCGTCTGTTGCGGCTTCATCCACGCGAACGGGGACTCCCGGCAACAATACCAACCTGCTCTCGCTGGTTGCGCTCCAGCACCAGCGATTTGCGAGTCTGGAAAACGGGAGCTTGCAGGATGCCTATCGGTCTGTCGCGGCAGAGCTCGGTGTCGCTGCGCAAACGGCTGACCGTGAAAAAGAAGCGAAGGAGATTTTGAAGGACCAGATCGAGACATTGCGCGCTCAAGTGTCCGGCGTCTCGATGGACGAGGAACTGGTGAATCTGATCAAGTTCCAACGAGGATTCGAAGCCGCCTCGCGGCTGGTGCGCCTCACTGACGAAATGTTCCAAACGCTGTTGTCGATCAAACCTTAG
- a CDS encoding flagellar biosynthesis anti-sigma factor FlgM: MQISGHGKVDHLAKLLLGVQETEGTGGRQAAARTPVGKDEVQISAQAKELHRIRELANQPDPGRAEQVERVRRALDSGTYDVSGRAVGDAIVKQVLTDAIL; encoded by the coding sequence ATGCAGATTTCAGGTCATGGGAAGGTCGATCATCTTGCCAAGCTGTTGCTTGGGGTTCAGGAAACCGAGGGGACCGGCGGTCGACAGGCGGCTGCCCGCACCCCGGTGGGTAAGGATGAGGTTCAGATTTCGGCCCAAGCGAAGGAACTTCATCGGATTCGGGAGTTGGCCAATCAGCCTGATCCTGGACGGGCTGAACAGGTGGAGCGTGTGAGGCGTGCCCTTGACAGCGGCACGTATGACGTCAGCGGTCGCGCCGTCGGAGATGCCATCGTCAAGCAAGTTCTAACCGACGCCATACTGTAA
- the flgN gene encoding flagellar export chaperone FlgN — protein MSTFPPAITQLCRLLRQEEATCRQLLETVHTERAAIRTLAITEFHAINCRRLSILESLQSLADERQQLVQDLARRYGLHPGTVSIHELIDHVQDPSSDDVRAVYRSYMTVAKTVRDEIGQNVVLIEGIRGVVDQALSTGAPVCPAKDLYAADGQAIGTGRVNVLIHQQG, from the coding sequence ATGTCCACGTTCCCCCCAGCGATCACCCAACTATGCCGCTTGTTGCGCCAAGAAGAGGCCACGTGCCGTCAGCTGCTTGAAACGGTCCACACTGAACGAGCCGCTATTCGAACGCTTGCGATTACGGAGTTTCATGCCATCAATTGCCGTCGACTGTCGATTCTAGAATCGTTGCAATCTCTTGCCGATGAACGACAGCAGCTCGTTCAAGACCTAGCGAGGCGCTATGGTCTGCATCCGGGAACCGTCTCGATTCATGAACTCATCGACCATGTCCAAGACCCCTCATCAGACGACGTGCGAGCCGTCTACCGAAGTTACATGACGGTGGCCAAGACCGTCCGTGACGAGATCGGACAGAACGTGGTGCTCATCGAGGGGATTCGCGGCGTGGTGGATCAAGCGCTGTCGACCGGTGCTCCTGTGTGCCCGGCCAAGGATCTGTATGCAGCCGATGGACAAGCGATCGGCACAGGCCGCGTCAACGTGCTCATTCATCAGCAAGGCTAA